The Tripterygium wilfordii isolate XIE 37 chromosome 21, ASM1340144v1, whole genome shotgun sequence genome segment TGGGATCCTAGTGTTTGATATACAGTGGCTATTCCATTTCTTTcagagataaatatatgtatatatatgtatagtgtatgtatatataggtgtgcagtgtgtgtgtacatatatatgcagtgggcgtgtgtatatgtgtgcattgTGTGTGCGTAGatgtgtgtgggtgtgtgtatatatatatagtgcgtgcatatatatatatatactgtatgtgtgtatatatatatatatatatatattctgtatctgtgtttgtatgtatacatcccgttttgtatatttgtataggtatatttgaatatatgtgtttgtatatgtgtgcttataatgtatatggacttgatttgatttgagtttctatggcatttgagcacaattttaacccatttttgtgtttgatgttgggtttggactGAGTGGATCACATGGGTCAAGAGGtaacttagaggacttgggccggaacacatatttggagattggattgggcttgagtaatggaccgggctctgtggtcatatttgtatttgtattttttttatatctttttatttttttatctcatttttatttggcatgtatattcttataaatgtaagccatgtaatagggtagtggaaataatgaaaggTAGTGtaaagtagtgtagtttagtttattgcatatttaatgtgattagtatgcatgtttaggggtttagttttgccaatccatcaattcaataaccgcatctctaccaaattttcacataaataaattaatagatactacattaaagtcaactaggaggaggacttgatgacattcagctcctgcctaaactttaattatgttatctattcaaattaaagtattatttgtattcacAAACACAATGGTaagttaatttactagatacctaaattaaagttcattaggagtaggacttgatgatattcagctcctgtctaggctttaattatgttatcttttcaaattaaagtgtcatttgtatttctaaacgtaatgataaattaatttactaaatacctaaattaaagttcattaggaggaggacttgatgacattcagctcctgtttaggctttaattatgttatcttttcaaattaaagtgtcatttgtatttctaaacgcaatgataaattaatttactaaatacttaaattaaagttcattaggaggaggagttgatgacattcagctcctgcttaggctttaattatgttatcttttcaaaagtgtcatttgtattcctaaacacaatgataaattaatttattagatacctaaattaaaattcattaggaggaggacttgatgacattcagcttctgcctaggctttaattatgttatctcttcaaattaaagtgtcatttgtattcctaaacacaatgataaattaatttattagatacctagattaaagttcattaggaggaggacttgatgacattcagctcctgcctaggctttaattatgttatctcttcaaattaaggtatcatttgtactcaaaaaataatggtaactaaattgaagttaattaggaggaggacttgatgacattcagctcctgcctatgctttaattatgttatcttttcaaatcaaaatatcatttatattggacaaacaacttttcaagaaaaagcacatagatcaatctaggtaaccttttagggagttgtggggtgcctaacaccttccccacactcaatagacccccttacccattttctggttcgtagactacattttttagtgtccaattgcacttgaatcaattggtggcgactctaaatatttttcatcctttcatcgccggtctgcgtcgtgaccccggttgcgacacaaaTATTGTATGATTTTACAGGGATTGTGACGATATATGTGGATGGAAATCTTGTGGCGTTGAATGGACAGAATGAGATTATTTGGTCATCAAATGTTTCCAATCCAACAAATAGTTCTAGTGCTCAGCTGCTAGAGTCAGGAGACCTGGTTTGTGGGATAATATTGGTGGATTGACCTTGTGGAAGAGTTCTCAACAACCTTCTAATACACCCTTGGAAAAGATGGCACTTGGTACTAATTCGCgaacaagaaagaaagtgaAGCTGACATCATGGAAGAGCCCTTTGGATACATCCATAGGAAGCTTCTCTGGTGGCATAATAGGCAACGGCGTTCGTCCTAAATTTTTCGTTTGGAACAACAGTCACCCATATTGGCGGAGCGGTCCATGCAATGGTCAGGTCTTTATAGGGGTGCCTTCTATGGATTCTTTCTACATTGATGGATTTGATGTCGTAGTTGATGCAGATGGATCTACTTCTTTTGTCCTTCAATTTTTTCTCAACACCTAATACATATTTTGTTTTGGATTCTCAAGGAATTCTTGTGCAAAGACGTCGAAACCAAGAGACAGATATCTGGTCAAACCATGTATCCAAGTGTGATATGGGAATTGTGGAGCATTGGCATTTGTAATAGCCTACGTATTCCGATATGCAGCTGCTAGAGAGGTTTGAACTCAGAAGTAGCATGGAATGAGAGAATGAAAACTGTAAGTGGATGTGTGAGGAGTAAAACTGTAATGTGAGAGAATAAACAGTGGGCTTAAAGAGGGAAAAGAATATGGTTTTTTGAAGTTGGATTACATGAAAGTGCCAGACTTTGCACAATATTTGCTAACCTAGAAAACAAATGCAAACAGGAATGCTTGAAAAGTTACACATATGCAGCTTATGCATTCAATGGTGGCAATGATTGTATGAAATTCAGAACATAGAAAGGCTAATAACAAGTATTGTTACCGTACTCGTTTTGTTGAGAACATATCCTTGATTTTTGGCTAGATAAGTATGCTTCATTTGATTTGCACAGAGGAGAAAGAACATGAAAGCGGTGATCATAGTTGTAGGAATTGTAGGAACAATTACCATTGCTATTTGCACTTATTATTCATGAAGGAGGATGGCTACATATAAAGGTAAGGTGCTCTCATTCTTTACTAGGAAAACTTGAAAGGACTTCAATGTCCATTCATACGTTGATCTTTGAATCTATTTCAGCAAAGAAGGCAAAAAGCAAGGAGATGTCGATGTTTGATACAAAGGATGAACATATGATCAAAGATCAAACAAACCTATTTGAACTCCAAGAAGTACCATTATTTCACTTACAGAAGCTGACAGCTGCAACTAATAATTTCCATATTAATAATAAGCTCGGGCAGGATGGTTTCGGACTAGTATATAGGTTAGTACTTGCGGTATAATGTTGCAGTGAATTTTTATTGAACCTAAGTTGAATAGCTAGTAACTTGTTTGCTATTGATTTGCAGGGGATTTTATTATTCAAACATCAAACTAAATCTTCTTGGAAATGTAAGTACAAGTGAACAACTAAACAATCttcaatttatcatttttttcccaGTGTTTGTAATCATTAATCAATCTCAAGATTGCAACATTATTGGCCAAAACCTAAGAGGTGACATATTGCAAGCCTGGAGACTATGGAGAGAAGGAAAAGGACTGGAACCGATAGATCAATCAGTGGGTGAATTTTATTCCCCAAAGCGAGCTGTAGACACTAGATAGGCCAACCATGTCATCTGTGGTCTTGATGTTGAGCAGTGAAACTGAAACAATGCCCCCAGCCTAAAAAGCTCGGGTTCTGTCTTGGAAGGAATCCTATTGAATCCAGTTCATCTTCAAGTAAGCAAGATGAATCAGCACCGTGAACCAAATGACAATCACAATGGTTGACCCTAGAATAGAGTAAGGTTAATCCTTATATGCTGCATTTTTCGGCTTAATGAGTACTCAAGGGATATTTGTTTGCATTTAACAAAACTTATCTAATCTTTGATAACAGGATGGTTTGCATTCTCAAACCTCGTAAAAGGTTGAGTATGCTTAACACTAGTCCAAATGTTCTGGAAATACCTCGTAAATAACACTTGCTGAAAGTAGGCTCCATAAAAGTGAATAAATAAGAGCTGAGGAATGTTGCGGTGTCTCTGCTACCAGAATATGCGGAACACAGAACAAGATTTTCATCCTAGATTTCAATGATTGTATAATATCTGCTAGTCCTGATGTAATCAACAATATTTGCAGGGCCAATGGTTTGGTTCCTGTCGATACTAAATTTGCACCGAGGTAAATTATATGtataaagtagaaagattcaagagaatgacaacagaatttacgtggttcggcaacttgcctaggtCCTCGAAGCCtaatcttttattagagttgagtgtcgatgaatgcttacaaatgtgaaatgaaatgtatttataggcttgggattTGTCAGTTAACTGCCTCTGGTAACCTCTCTTGTAACTGCTTGCTCCTGGTAACCGTCGGTAATTGACTGTCGGATGAAACTGCTTTTGGATAAGGTTCTTTCGTCTGGGAGAACCGTACATACGGAGTGTATTTATTTACCCCACAAATACCCCCAGCCTtttaatttacctaaataaatttaGGATAAATTTAAAGGCTTTTTCATGTTTATCAGCAAATAGTTTTCTAGTTAGTAGTCTTCTAGTTAGATTAGGATTAGGAGAGAGGACTAGGGTCTGGCTCCCTTGTCGGATCCCCTAGTCGAACCCCAACTCCCTTGAGGAGCTGGGGGGTTCGGCCTCCTTCAAGAGCTCCTACTCTCGAGGGAGCAAGAATCCAACCCCCGAGAGGGCTAGGGGTCTGGTTCTCCTGTCAGACCCCAGCCTCGGGTTCGGCCCCATCATGGGGTTCGGCCCCAGAGTGGGGTTCCTTTCGAGCATATTTTTTATGGGACTTCTTCCAATGGCCTTCGTCTGCTTATCCTTGCCCAAATCCAAGAATGATATACGAAGAGACCGAGACCGACGGTCGAAATTCCCTAGCTCTAGGCGGGACTTTGGTCGAGGACCTCCTAGTTAGTAGGGGTCTGCTTTCTTTTCAAGTAGTCTTTCTGTTTTCATACAGTATTTGTAGGATTTAGTCTCTTTGATATTTCgtactagtctctttaactagtagcAGAACTTAGCCTCTTTGGCATTTtgtactagtctctttaacAAGTATTAGGATTCAGTCTCTTCGACTTTTTAcactagtctctttaactagtagtACGAATTAGCCCATTCGACCAAGAGTTAAGACCCACTTagtcttttatctttaattaGTAAATTGAAACCTCTTTGGCAATCAAAGAAAGATTAACATGAtcatatgaagaaaaaatatattattttattgcaaATATGTAACCCATAGGCATTGCCATAGTAGGCATTATACTTAGAATTCCCTGGAGATATTCCAAGTTCCATGAACATTTTTGCCAGCTTCATATGAATCAGGCTTTGCAGCCTTGGATGACTCATTTTCTCGTCCGTTTTTGTCAGGTTTTATGTTATCATTTCTCTGGACTCCTTCCTGAGGGTAGGCTAATTGATGATCCTCCTGCTTATCTTCCTTAAGCTTGACATACTGCTTTATCCTATCTTGTAATGCACTCATATTCCTTGGTGGTGCCATAGTCAAGGTCTCCCATAATTTATGATCCCGTGGCAGCCCCAATTTGAAGGTAGTCACAGCAGTCTTCACATCACAATCTTCAATATCTGCATAAGTATTTGAGTACCTAGATGCATAGGTTCTGAGAGATTCTCCCTTCCTCAGGTGCAAGGCAAACAGAGTATCCAAAGTTGTCGGATCTCTACTGTTCGCTATGAACCTTGCCACAAAGATCTGTGCCAACTCCTTCCAAGATGAAACTGAGTTTTCTGGAAGCTGATGGAACCACTTTATTACTGTGGTCCCCAAGCTTGATGGGAACATTTTACACATAAGTCCGTCTCGATTTGTCCACAAAGCCATCTTGCGTGAGTACGCGGATATGTGTGCCACATGATCCGTCTTTCCATCGTATATGACAAATGTTGGAGGGGAGAATTTGCTCGGAGGATCTTCCAGACGCAGAGCCCATACAAATGGGGTAGAGGTCATCTTCTTAAGAGTTCTCTCAACCTTATTCTGAGCACTCCATTGGGCTTCTCCAGcatctttcttcaaatctaTTTTATGCCTTTGGACATGACTTCGGTGCCTTGTCCTTCTTGGTGACATTGGGGATCT includes the following:
- the LOC119987960 gene encoding uncharacterized protein LOC119987960, whose product is MSPRRTRHRSHVQRHKIDLKKDAGEAQWSAQNKVERTLKKMTSTPFVWALRLEDPPSKFSPPTFVIYDGKTDHVAHISAYSRKMALWTNRDGLMCKMFPSSLGTTVIKWFHQLPENSVSSWKELAQIFVARFIANSRDPTTLDTLFALHLRKGESLRTYASRYSNTYADIEDCDVKTAVTTFKLGLPRDHKLWETLTMAPPRNMSALQDRIKQYVKLKEDKQEDHQLAYPQEGVQRNDNIKPDKNGRENESSKAAKPDSYEAGKNVHGTWNISREF